The genomic DNA CACAAAGCAGAGCCATGCACGCTCCACGTTCTATATACCTGtggatatttatttgtttgtgtgtgtgtgacaatgccacaaaaactgGTTTGCCGCTGCGTATGTATTTGGcaaaccattttcatttccctGGATAATTTACTCAATTAGAGCCGAACTTGAAGGCTTTGTGGCATTTACGAGAATCGCTTTATTATTGCACTTAAGCGGAGTCCAAGGGCAGCTGGGTGGAAGGACGGGGCACACGACACTGAAACACTAAATTTAGTTGGCTGATAAAACTAAAGTGAACTAATCCGTGGAGCAACGGCTGCGAGAAGCGATAGTAAAGGACAGATAGAACAGCTAGGGGTAGGGGCTATGGGATAGGGAAAGTTGAACAGCTAACTTACTTCGATAAACAGGCTTAATTAGCGACCAAAGCTGAAAGTCAACAGACTGCCGACTGGAGCTGGCACTAGGCGCATTAGAACCAAATCCAggctcacacacatacacacatactgGAGCACATAGCCACGCATACCCATAAAGTTAATGCCACTAGCGCTAGCAGGACCAAAGCACAGGATTATACAGTGGATGTGAGGAATAAATGTTCTCACTATCAAAAATTACTTTACATGGGATCAGGTAATGGTATTACTTATTGTGCAATCGCAATGGAATTAAATTTCAGTTATTTTATAAGagataaataattgtttgacaaattttgtttgctttcgccCCACAGTGCCTCCTGGCCAAGAGTTTCCTGAAGACTTTCGTCGACTGTCAGGCTTAATTATGTGCAAGCAACAATGATATTTGTATTATCAGCCAGTCAATGTCAAACGTCAGAGCCACCCACTGACCAGCACCAGATGCCACATCTCCAATCCCCAACCCCCCCACAGTACTTAATATAAGTTGGAAAACAAAGTCGCCAGAGAGTGTACGGGAACACCGAGGTTAGCCAGCCCAAAAGGGAGTGAAAACGGTGCTTGTTCCCCTGATACGCCCACATGTGGGCTGATTACTGATTAAAGGCTGGGCAGGCAATAGCCCAAAGTATTTCTGCACACACGCAGTGACCTCCAGGCGGCATGACTGTACTCCAAGCAGCTGAAATGGTGGCAGGAAAAGTGAGAAACTGCTGAAATAATTGCAGATTCATGACTCGCCCAGTCAGCAGACAAATGATGTGCAGGGGAAAATCAGTGAACCCCAAAAATTTGAAGAGGCCTTGAACCTGAGACCATTTAAGTCTCACGCGCTGAGGGGacacttttaattattttttttcttttcgccCAACCTGAAACTGTTGcaggaaaatcaatttgtacattttcccCGGCTTTTTTCTCCATCagttcatatttttttgtgcgcaTCGAGTAGgtacaaaaaaccaaaaccttTGTCGTCTATTGTTGGGCGGTAGACaattaaaaatggcaaatggcagcgtACGGTTGCGGCGGGTGAGCCGGGGTAGAAGTACTATGGGCAGCAAAATGGGCGAATAGAAGGTGACAGCCCAAACACACAATGGCAAAGTGTTGTCATCTCGACAACAGGGCATAAATGGTGCAACCTCCGTGCGGCAGTCACATCTCTCAATTTTTATGACAGCTCAACGATGGGTTgaggtatatgtacatacgtctgtgtgtgtgtgtgtgtgtgtgtgaacgaTTGATGGGAAGCGACaggggaaaaaggaaaataaagaaattatatatACCCTGCATCAAAGCGAACGTCGAAAGAGCTTATCCAAGGTTATTGGTTTCCTTTGCCCATGCTCTTAAAACATGTCTCATGTTATTACAAATGGAATGAACCATTTCCCCTTTCAAGTTTTTCGGCAGAATAACTGacaaaatttatatttaccaAATTGAAATGGGAGACAAGCAAACTACCGCTGTAAAGAGGAACTagcacaaaaacagaatcACAGTAAAATTCACtagaaaaatggcaaaggaaaattACCATAAAGGTAAATTCATGAAAATTCAGCAAAAGTCAAGCAAAGTTCGTGAAAATGCATTCCATAATAATGGACCAGAAAATATTCCAACAGAAAATATTCCACGTAAATGTAATGGTGGTTTTTTATCTAGTTTCGTggaattaaatgtattttcagaTGTTTTAAACTCTTGAGAAATCATTCTTCGAAATCAGCTTTGTTCATGCTGTAGAAATTAAAGAGtttaaaaattgtctttttagagaaaatattaacaaaaacGTGAGAGATTTGGTCCGTTTTCCTTTCTTATCCCAAAATTTTGTATACCCAGCTTTGATGTTTTGCTGGGTAAGGCAAAGGTAGAAAAAGGCATATAGAGAAAAGACAAAGGCATGCTGGAGTTTGTCTAGACAAGTTGTGTCCttatgccactgccacacgcACCCAAGGACACCGGCAGCGTGTAGGCCCAGTCCGCCCTTTTTGGCAACTCTGTGTACAcacactcgactcgactgaGGGTGGGATGTTTATCAGTTTAATGGCTGCCATATTCGCTGAGCTTCTCTTCCATTCAGGTGAATGACTGCTGGCTGGGCCTCGAAATTGGCAACATGAGTTGGCAGCAAtaccagccaccagcagcagcctcatctGCGGGGGCAAAAAGTAATTTGTAAGCAAATTATGATAAATTGTACCCCTTGATGAACCCACGaccggcacggcacggcacaccCAGCTCAAAGGTAGTCCGGTTAATACCCGTCGTAAGCAGGAAAACAATGGCTAGGGACTGCCATGACTTAGGGTGTTCTATTCCATTCATTATTTGAGATAAATTATAATGTGCTGCTGCGCATCCAAACACTTTTCTCTGgcttcaaattcaatttggggCAATGCGGAATTCCTggcaatttatggccaaagaaTTGCATTGGAATTGCCAATTTTGCGGGCATTTattgaatgaaatgcaaatcaaatagTGTTTCTTTTgcgtgtatttgtgtttgtccCATAAATAACTCGGACAGGCACACGTACTGGggcgaaaaacgaaaacctTTGAGaaacgtacatatatttgtattggCCAGGCAgcgcaattaaaattacattaaattgcatttggattGCGTTTTCCATGCGGCCCCCTTGGGGTACACCCCCTTTTCCGTGGCTGGAATTGCCTTTTTGTGCAGACAGCATCAGAAGCGGCTGTCTATGCATTTGGGATTTGAGCTTGAAACAGAGACAAGGAGGACATTCAAACGACTTGACCGCAGCGcctccatcttcatcttcattcCCATCCTTCATTCTGCCATCCAGCCATCTCCTGTCTCTGTCGTCTCCGTCTattcctctgtctctgtccgtGGCCTGCCTGAGTGTCTATGCATTCTCTGCTGTGGTATTTTCCATGTCGCTGCATTGCTTTCAGCCACCAGCTCTGGCCAACTTCGACTAAACTCGGCTAACTTGGCATTCAAGCTATTTCCAAGTGCAGAATCAGCAACAGCGCAAGTAGAACACGCAATAAAGGCGTTGAAAATGGTAAATATTCAACTGTTTGTTGATTTAAACGGGGTGCCAGGTCCCCAGTGTGCGTcatttttaaatggattttaattttatgaatTGACTAAATCGCCAATCCATTCGTAGCGGCATTATCTGCCTGCCACCGACAAGAACTTTCTGCAGCGTTTCgatggaaattcaattgaaattacatacacaaaatatacaagTACACtgctgtatgtacatatgtatgtatgtatgcacgtttgtatttgtatgtgaGACAATTCAATTTCACTGAAGCAATTCAATTGAAGAGAACACTTTGATTTGAGCTGCAGGGGATGTATTGGCTTTTGATTTCGCATCAGGTAAACttgttgcaaaataaattgcacaaaaaataaataaatagatgcGAGTAAATGTTGAAATCTAAACAAACATTGTGTCGGGGGAGAACTCAATTTGTTGACGCTTTTTCGATGGATATCAACATGAAAATTACACACAACACAATTGTTGCGGAATACAAATTGTCTGTGCACTTAAATGGCTGCAGAGGTCATTAGAAGTTCAATCTGATTTGTAATATGTAATGCCAAATAGTTGACACGTCCTCgccacacaagcacacacatacactttttctcccacccacacaaagcacacagagagtgagagagagagagagagggaagagaggaTGGGGTGGAATGTCATAAAGTATGCATCGAAAGCGTGAACACGCTCTGAGCTGCTGCAGTACCGAGTATCGTCGTACATAACCGAAGCGCttgttaaatattcaaaattatttGCATGACCGGCTTCGCCCGGATTcaatgtcgatgtcgatgccaAGGGCACTGGCGATGGCTAAAGCGATGGGTGCTTCGGGGATCGAGGAATAAAGCGAATTGTTCAGAGGACACAAacacctcacacacacacttcaccATTTTTCGTTTGCATACTTGATttgtgcatatgtgtgtgcaatttatgtggcatAGGGAACTTTAGCAGATTTGATATTCAAAAGCTAACcaacacccaaacacacattcacagaaatattatgtacatatgtacatacatacatatgtacatatgtacataaatactaGGCAAGTTGgagaaagaagaagaaaatgcaaagaaaaaaaatatcgGGCGGAGACCTAAAAAGACCACAAaccattttatttacataataaaGAGAAGAGGGATACTTTTCATCTGGAAGTGGTTCTATAGAATAATTCATGTaaactcaaataaatattagaaTAATAATATACAAGTgagataaatatttgatataagagagagaaaataaaataattgaaaataagtCCCACAATTGTAgaatttaaagcaaaaacgAATTCATGAAAACACaaagcaataataataatatgatAAATAGTCTGGTGCAAACTTACCATCAATTGTATTTTCTCTTTTGATCTTCTCTTCTATTGTCTATTCTCAAAGAGAACTCTCCGCTCTTTGTAATGTTCTTGCGGTAAATgtcatatttgtttgtttttgtttactctTTATTTCGCCATTTTTCCTTTTACtatttttcgcttttcatgATTCTTGCattttcactcactttagccgcaaccgcctggctctccttgccgtcataatgaccatcgacactgacacttgcacttaacactgagtgagattactaacactgagtgagattttaTTTTGCGGGACATTCCACTGTTTTCCCTTGTAACTCACTCTTACACTGcactcactttagccgcaaccgcctggctccccttgccgtcataatgaccatcgacactaacactgagtgagatttttCATATATTGCGGGACATTTCACTGTTTTCCCTTGTAAATCACTCtaacacttcactcactttagccgcaaccgcctggctccccttgccgtcataatgaccttCGACACtaacactgagtgagattttaTTTTGCGGGACATTCCACTGTTTTCCTTTGTAACTCACTCTTACACTGcactcactttagccgcaaccgcctggctccccttgccgtcataatgaccatcgacactaacactgagtgagattttaCATATATTGCGGGACATTTCACTGTTTTCCCTTGTAAAACACTCTtacacttcactcactttagccgcaACCGCCTGGCTCCCCTTGCCATCATAATGACCTTCGACACTAACACTTGCACttaacactgagtgagattttattttccgctctttctttagtcTTGCGGGACATTCAACTGTTTTTACCTTGTAACTCACTCTAACACTGCACTCACTTTCcactcactttagccgcaaccgcctggctccccttgccgtcataatgaccatcgacactaacaCTTGTACTTTacactgagtgagattttatttaccgctctttctttagttTTGCGGGATATTCGACTGTTTTTACATGTAACTCACTCTagcacttcactcacttttcactaacactcacacaaaaaaaaaaaatcactcaaaacaaaaaaactcaaCATGAAGGGCACACATCACGCCATACATGGTGCCGTTATTTTACCTCGCCTTCTTTCGACTGCAATTCTCACGAGTAGAAAAGAGTGGGGGAGGCAGCGCTAAAACTGCGACGCAATTGCTATTTTTCGGACATATTTTTGGGcagaaaaaacattgaaattattgttttcaCACTTGCAGCGatatttttttcacttttgccaACGCCTTTGGCTCTGCCCCACATGGGGTTGCACTTTTCGGGATGTTTCTAGCTATTTTCACTATTTTCCCTTctcttttccacacattttaCAACTTTTCCGGCAGATTTTACTTTTAAGCACTTTCTACACTTGTCACACGAGTTTTTTCACTATTTTCCGAACTTTTCCACAATTATAAAGATTTTTTCCTCTAAGACATAAAAAACATGCGTCGGCGCCGGTAGCTTAAATTTGACTGTTGCTCTCTTTTCACTCAATGTTATTTGAGTGCAATCGGTAAGAGCAACTGAGAGCGGCTTAGCTTTGCGTgagtgtgtaagtgtgtgtgttgtttcttttgcgAATGTTCTAGAAGATGGGAAGAGATCAGCATAGAAAAGGCGATTGAATCGAACATTTTTACCGTTGGTCCTCTCTTCCTACTGCTTTTGGTGTTGGTGCACTGGTGTGAAGCGGCGGCGTAAATTAAGAGCGGGTGAAGtggcttttaatttttgtttgcagtgtGTTTGTTGTAGTCTGCCAAATATAAGGGGAAAGCAAAGAGTGCTCTCAAAAGCTGATGTAATTAAAGGGCGGCTATTCTTTTGCAATGCGTGTTTGTTAATTTTGGTAAATCGTCGTTGGTGCTAAGTGATAGAaagtgtgtatgtacatatatgacaGGATGAGCATCGAAAAATCTATTAATTTGAAGAATTCCTATATTTGATCCTCTCTTACCAACCATTGCAAAGAACAGTAGCGTGTGGCGAGAGAGAGGATCGAAGAGCGCTGAGAGGATCTAAGAGCGTCGTTGGTTTTAAAGTTTGAACTGTGTGTGTTCCTATTGTCGTGTCCACGTATCGTTTTCTGTGTTTCCTCTTCTTCTACTTCTCCACACTTTTATGATTttgagagagaagaaaaagagcaacaaaaaatgaaatatctGGCGATGCGGTaactgtacatgcatacatacatacatatttacattcccATGGACAGAACAGACATttcatgtatgtaaatatgtatgtatgcaagtgtacatatgtacatatgtatgtacaaatgtgcaaatatttcggTGCCTCCGACTGACACCAGCAATCAGGAGGTATTAAAATCAAGCCCTAAAATAcgaaaaattgtaaatggGGGGATCACAGTCTGTATGGTTAGTTATTCAAGCGGCTTAAAAATATAGCCATCGAATCGCGTAAAATCCGAAAATAATAGACTTAAAAATTGTTGGCGAAAAAGTCAGTCATGAATATTAAAACTAATAgaatatacaaacaaacatatgGACATACGTGCTAAAGCTGAACGAATCCAATTGCACTCCCAATTAAGGATGGACTAGCTTTTGCAGCACGTAGAACTGCCCTCCATTTAAAGGGACACGACACCAATTGAAGCCACTAGCAGACAGCTAAGGCCACagaaaattgctttaaaatcTTAAAACATGTCAACTCATTGctgcaaacatacatatgtacatacataaatacgatTTTGTAGTTGCTACGCAATAAtctaatttgtgtgtgttttgtgggtaGAAGCAATCATTGTGCAAATGCCTGGCCTAAGCTGTCAGTGTGCTAATGGATAATTTGGTACAACAGGCTGGCCTATTAGTTCAACTGACAGGCGAATAAAGTTGGCAATTTGTTGGGATATCAGAGTGCGGCTAACCAGGCTGCAGACAAACCTCAATTGTTTGGTTAAAGGGCCTGGAGGCGGTTCCAAGCTGCTACTCCTTCAGTTGCTGCCTCACCTTGATTACATTGATGCATTTCTACATCATTAAGCCGTCTAAACACCATTAGGGGGacaatttgtgtgcgtgtgcgtgtgccacaAGCCAAGATGTTGAGGTATCTTGCTTGTACTTGTATAAGTCAAGGATACTCGGTATCTGACACACGTGTGCTCCCATCACTTCCGGTTGAGTGCTCAACCACAGAGACAAACGAACGAGTGGCGCTGTGGCGGCTCCGCACTCATTTACTGTCCCCTAATGGCAAATCAATGAGCTGACTGAACCACAATAGAATCCCCCAAgtccagctacagcttcagtttcagttacGTCTTCAGCCTTGGCTTTAGCATACCAGAGCCctggagccaggagccagcagctgcctggTAAATGTGTTGATGACACTTGAATGAGTTTTTGGTCTTTTGTGgatggttttttgttggcgtCTCACGCTAAATTACacatattatttatacataaggATTCAACTGACCATAAGTTATGTATATTAGCTAATCGTTAAAGTTGCTTTCAGGGCTGGCTTTATGAACTTGCGCCATTGTGCACGTCCCGATGGTCCGGCCTCTACCCCGACTTGGGTCCCAACTGACTTATGAGTACATTTAGCCATTCAATTTAACCTATCGCTGGGCCTTGGATACGAATTCGAATTGGGGTGGATGGTTTGGGGAACGCCAAAAAGGCATTCATTGATTTTCTATCAATCAAAAGTGTCATCAGGCAAAAATCAATCTgtttcaacaatttttaataacaatttgtTGATTAAACCTGTCATAATCCATTAAAAATCACAAAGAAATAATATGTAAAGCGAACTTTAAATGATTTGCTAGGAAAATGTAATCAGAAATCGATTTGCTAGAACAGCCAAAAATATCTACGCAAGAATTTCTCTTGCTCAGTTGTTGTGCCGCCCGCACGGGGTTAATAATAATCGCTGGTCACGCCCCCCGCCAGAGCATTAGCAGCCAGGAGCCAAATACAATTGTAACCCTTGGCCTTGTGATGGGGTAGCATTAAATTCCAATTACACGTTAAGTTGCCGCGTTAATGGCCAAgttaatgcatttgcattgctgcCACCCAAAGCGAGCACCCAGCAAAATGACAGAGCACGTTAAATACAGTATAACATCTATATCTAGatctatatttatatgtatatatggtaTACGCATCGGTGTTTATGTGttgcttcttctccttttctttctttctgtattAAAATTTCTTTGTACATGAATTAGTTggtgtttgttggtttgtgtgtgttcccttttgtgttgtgtttttggtttgcaaGGTCAAATGATCTTATTTACTCGTTGAGCTATAAATAATATGCATAGACTAAGCATTAAGACTAAGTTGAAGCGGATATTCCAGGCGCCTTGTCAATGCATCGAGCagctgcgcgctctctctctctctctctctttctagcCTAAACAGTGGGCTTAAAAAGTATAGCTTCAAGCCATTTTGGGGATTTAATTTGCTGTTATTGAGTTGGGTTAGCGATGGCCATTCGTAGACATATTCGAACTAAAGTAATTCTGATTTTGTTAACATCACATTGTTGGTTCTTTGATAACAGTCGCCCCGGTCGGGGGTGGGCCGCTTAATAGCAGCACCAACTGGGCCTCTCCACCTCGCCGAGTGCTATGTGCTCGATGCTCCAGGGCGGCGTCTCCAGGCGACCGACACCATTCGTCTTCACATCCTCCCCCTCGACTGCCAGGCCGATATCCACGTAGGGCAGTCGGAAGGAAGCATTGCCCGGACTTCGCGCCAAGGCGGCCACCGTGTGACTGAAGGcagtgttggtgttggtgtagGCCAGGGAATCGGTGGACTCAAAGGAGCGCAGCGAGTGGCTCTTGCCCTCGTCGGCGAGACGAACCATGCCCAGGGCCGTTGAGAGGAAGACCTGCTCCAGGCCCTGGTCCGTTTCGGTGGAGGTCTCAAAGTAGTTGGCCCCAATGGAGGTGGCAAACAGGAAGGCCTCATCACGGGACACGGCACGCTGTGCCTGCATGTCCATCTTGTTGCCCACCAGCGTCAGTATCATCGGATCCTGAACATTGCGATGCAGCTCCTGTATCCAGGACTTGATTTCCGTAAACGTCTTATACTGCGTCAAATCGAACACCAGAATGGCGGCATTCGCATTCCGATAGTACATGGGTGCGACGGCCCGGTAACGCTCCTGCCCGGCGGTATCCCAGATCTGCAAGAGATGGAAGGAATGATTAAATAGTTGAATGATTGGAGTTCGCCCGTGACTTGAACTTTAATTGAGTCGTTCAGTCACTCTGCGCTTATTCTGCAATTGTTTGCTCTTTATTGTGCTCCCACAGCAATAACAATCATCTGGAGGATTGTGGAATGTGCACTTCAGCTGTGGGTTCCAGGTCCGCTTTATGCCCGCTCTGGCCCATTCAAATCTTCATAAAAATTTGGGGCAACGACATGTTCATTGTCGAAACTAAATCGAAGCACGGGGGAAGCGAGACAAAGACCTGCACGAAtccacaaatacacaaaaaactatATGCCATTATGTATTCATTCTGATTGTGCTCAGACGGGTATTTCTGCACGGTTGTTGCATTTGACTTGAAAGTTAAGAGCGAGTGTTTTTGGAACTCATATTTAAGATCCCAATTAAATTTGGACTCTAAAGTCTAGACTGTAAAGTAAGCTTATCGCACACCGAAAAAATCCTCCACTTAACGGAATTAAATTCCGCATTTATCTTCCCTTTTTAGGGTACAACCCAGTCGAGAGACGGCGAGTGTGGCAGGGAGAGCTCTCCCTACATAGTTATTGCAGCTTCCATTGTTATATGGCTGCGTAAAAAACGGAATTACCCAAGAGAAAatatggcagtggcagaaggggGTGGCAACCCTATCACAATGGGGGgaaaattgctgctgctgctgccgctgccgctgctgaccGCCGCTCGCGCTTAGCTTATCaataaactataaaaaaagaaagaaagtgagctaaaaaaacaaataacagaCAAAGTGCAGTGGACgcagaaattgcaaaataaacgagaagggacgtgtgagacgcttcttacgcgtcacaacttttatacccggcactcagtactacatctgcactttagcggttatttgtcaaattttacattttttcttcatctgtcatctacatcaacaacactactcacgccaacacgctcctttagctcgccaccctcccctagaaacacacactgcagagtcgcggcagagtcagcggcagaggcagcggcagaggcagcggcagaggcagcggcagaggcagtgacgtgtcaggggccaggccataaacagcgcgaagcagagtgtgaatgctgcgggacggggtgggtttggctactgcaaattaatttcttcattgtggctataataattatccaatcgtatcccaatttggtgatctgatagatatggtcattccctacggaatggcgtttttagttttctgctatcttcaaaattgtagatttgggaggttttcgcccttttgcggcggcggaagggggcgtggctcatttttgaaatacacttgtaacagtgtgagcatacagaagtatggatgcaaaatttggtggctctagctttaatggtgtctgagatccaggcgctcaacaagacggacggacagacggacagacggacagacggacagacagacagacagacatagactcggctattgatgctgatcaagaatatatatactttatggggtcggaaacgtttccttctgtgcgttacatacaaccgttatgtgcacaaatacaatataccctatttactcttcgagtaccgggtataaaaaaacaaataaaatgaccCGAGCTGGCAGACAGGGACAGTGCCCAGGGGGCGAAGGgacagtggctgtggcagcagcataagCCCCGATTAGCGTGTGCCCCCAACCGTTCTGGGGGGTATTCAGCAAACAAATAGGATTAGTGGGCGTAGGGCCGAGGAAAATTCCTTTGGCTTTCGGCTTTTTTTTACGGCCACATTCCAGTGGTGGCCATGAAAGGGCTGGTGCGGGATTCTGTTGGGTGTTAGGTGTTGGAATACGCActtgcaatttgattttgacCTCGTCCAAGATGATGTTGCACGTGAAAAAGGAGACGGCTATGGTTGGCACCTCGCTCTCGCTGCGATGCAGCGTATTCTTGATGTATCGGATGACCAAACGCGTCTTGCCCACGCCTGTAACGACAAACAATTGAAAGTTAAGCCAACCAAAAGATACGAATATAAATAATAGCAGCCAGAGTCCTATCAGCATACCAATCGCATGGACGGGCAGCAGCGCACGCATTAATTGGCGGCTGATTTGTCATGGCCAAagagtaaacaaaaaacattgagCGTAGCGCGTAGTTATATATTTGAGACGTAGCAGGTGGTAAACAATGATAAGGAAATCGCCAGCCAACCTTTGTCAGAAATGCACTTGCACTTGAGAAGCCCCCGTGCCCCGTGACTGTATGCTGGATATGTAGATGAATCATGCTCTAGGCTCAGGGAAGAACACTTGTCAGCAGGAGAAAAGTACCGCAGATGAATCAATGGCAGCGTAGCCGCAACTGGATAAAGCATACACATCTGTACAGAGTACACACATCCATGACTAGTTGAACTTTGCATGGCCTTcagcaatttaaatattagcATTACAACAGCCGATTAGACGGCAGGCAAATCGAATGTACGAACGCAAAAACAGCCGCCAaagcaaaccaacaaaaagtttgCAAAATCGGCTACAGTGGTGGCTCATCGATAATGGAAATAACTTTGTGCTGGTATCTTTAACAGACTTTCCAATCGCTCTACTATCTCCCTGGCCTCACTGGCTGTTCCATTTAGCGtgcagccactgctgctgctgctgctgagataAGAATAATGACTGACTGCCAGGCACGCCTCCTTTTTGGGACTGCAGCGAGACGATCCAACATGCCCCCGGCCATCATTAAACCGATTGAGGGTGCAGTTCAAGGCTGTCGCTTATCGATTCACCCAggctatgctgctgctgctgctactgcttctgATTATCGCCTTACAATTGCTAAAATTACTTGTAATCTACGAATCGTCATCTTATGAATGAAATGCCAGAGCCATTAAAATGAATTGCACTTACCTCTCGATCCGAGCACCACAACTTTGCCCTCAATTCCGCGCATCTTCGTGGAGAGAGCAATCAATCGACTCGCATGGCAGACAGTGAGTGGGTGACGTTTGCCTTGATTTAGTCACAATTGGCTTAGTTGTTATTACTAATCAAAACAGGCCACTGAACTAGGCGCGTTCTTTAGCCTCCAACAGGTCACAGAGCAGAGTCACTTGATGTAAAGATTTATGTTATGTTGAGGCTTCAAATCACTGAAGTTGTATAGTTGGCGAGCGG from Drosophila subobscura isolate 14011-0131.10 chromosome E, UCBerk_Dsub_1.0, whole genome shotgun sequence includes the following:
- the LOC117892132 gene encoding ras-related protein Rab-21 isoform X2, whose product is MYYRNANAAILVFDLTQYKTFTEIKSWIQELHRNVQDPMILTLVGNKMDMQAQRAVSRDEAFLFATSIGANYFETSTETDQGLEQVFLSTALGMVRLADEGKSHSLRSFESTDSLAYTNTNTAFSHTVAALARSPGNASFRLPYVDIGLAVEGEDVKTNGVGRLETPPWSIEHIALGEVERPSWCCY
- the LOC117892132 gene encoding vacuolar protein sorting-associated protein 21 isoform X1, with the translated sequence MRGIEGKVVVLGSRGVGKTRLVIRYIKNTLHRSESEVPTIAVSFFTCNIILDEVKIKLQIWDTAGQERYRAVAPMYYRNANAAILVFDLTQYKTFTEIKSWIQELHRNVQDPMILTLVGNKMDMQAQRAVSRDEAFLFATSIGANYFETSTETDQGLEQVFLSTALGMVRLADEGKSHSLRSFESTDSLAYTNTNTAFSHTVAALARSPGNASFRLPYVDIGLAVEGEDVKTNGVGRLETPPWSIEHIALGEVERPSWCCY